The Acidimicrobiales bacterium region GCTGACGTTTGTTAAGAGGACAGGTGGCGGGACCGGCGTCCTTCCTTGCCGGCGTCGATGAGTGGTCAGGTGGCGGGACCGGCGCCCGGCCGAGCGGTCCTTCGGACAACGACTCGGCCGGGTCGCCGCTCCCGTCCCTGCCCACCGCTCACGCCGGGCGTTGGCAGCGCCTGCTCTCTCCTGCCTCACTCGCCGCCGACTTCTTGGCCGGCGCCCAGATTGTATGACGCGATACAGTGAACTGTATGACTACCATGGTCAGCTTCCGTGCCGACGACGACGATGTCGCTGAAGCCGATCGATGGGCCGACCGGCTCGGCGTCGAGCGCTCAGAGCTGCTGCGCGAAGCCCTCGCGGCGCACCTTGCCCGCCTTGCCGTCGAGGATGACGCCGGCATGTACGCGGCTCAGCCATTCACAGCGGACGACGCTGCATTGGATGCGACCGACGACTGGGGTCTCGACGAGGACTGGTCCGACTGGGCGGAGTGGGTCGATCGGCGGGACCGTGCAACGGGGTGAGATCTGGTTCGCCGCGGTTTCGGGCGGCGGCGATCGCCCGGTACTCGTCCTCACCCGCGATCCTGTTGCCGACCGCATAGACCGGGTGGTTGTGGCTGCGTTGACGCGCACGCACCGCGGAGTCGTGTCCGAGTTGGTATTGACGGTGGCCGGCGACGA contains the following coding sequences:
- a CDS encoding ribbon-helix-helix protein, CopG family — encoded protein: MTTMVSFRADDDDVAEADRWADRLGVERSELLREALAAHLARLAVEDDAGMYAAQPFTADDAALDATDDWGLDEDWSDWAEWVDRRDRATG
- a CDS encoding type II toxin-antitoxin system PemK/MazF family toxin, with amino-acid sequence MQRGEIWFAAVSGGGDRPVLVLTRDPVADRIDRVVVAALTRTHRGVVSELVLTVAGDDVPSDCVVSFDNLHTLPRSVFRRRVTKLSDARMARACRTLRAAVAC